The proteins below are encoded in one region of Aquisphaera giovannonii:
- the rbsK gene encoding ribokinase encodes MADPTPRVVVIGSSNTDMTVRVPSLPGAGQTVLGRDFLVSAGGKGANQAVAARRAGAEVAFVTAVGDDDFGRRSLDGYRGEGIDVSFAKTVPGVASGVALIFVSEDGENLIGVASGANLELSPADIDALPDDLFRAGDVLLAGLEIPIPTAIRALRRGKQAGMTAILNPAPAPSLTEAEVGYLLAEADVITPNRIEAIMLAGVRPGEKPGPNALAAGLLAMGPRSVVITLGAEGCLIVHEGESLAVPSPKVQAVDAVGAGDAFNGILAVGLAEGLSLADAARRAVKGAALAVTRPGAQPALPTRSEIDAFP; translated from the coding sequence ATGGCCGACCCAACGCCGCGGGTCGTGGTGATCGGCTCGAGCAACACCGACATGACCGTCCGCGTCCCCTCGCTGCCCGGGGCCGGGCAGACGGTCCTGGGAAGGGACTTCCTGGTCTCGGCGGGCGGCAAGGGGGCCAATCAGGCGGTCGCCGCGCGGAGGGCGGGCGCCGAGGTCGCGTTCGTCACGGCCGTCGGCGACGACGACTTCGGCAGGCGGTCGCTCGACGGATATCGAGGCGAGGGGATCGACGTCTCGTTCGCGAAGACGGTCCCCGGCGTGGCCTCCGGGGTCGCCCTGATCTTCGTGTCCGAGGACGGCGAGAACCTGATCGGCGTGGCCTCGGGGGCGAACCTGGAATTGAGCCCGGCGGACATCGACGCCCTGCCCGATGACCTCTTCCGCGCCGGGGACGTCCTGCTGGCGGGCCTCGAGATCCCGATCCCGACGGCGATCCGCGCCCTGCGAAGGGGGAAGCAGGCCGGCATGACGGCCATCCTCAACCCGGCCCCCGCCCCGTCGCTCACCGAGGCCGAGGTCGGCTACCTGCTGGCCGAGGCCGACGTCATCACGCCCAACCGGATCGAGGCGATCATGCTGGCGGGCGTCCGGCCGGGCGAGAAGCCGGGGCCGAACGCCCTGGCCGCGGGGCTGCTCGCCATGGGCCCGCGATCGGTCGTCATCACCCTCGGCGCCGAGGGCTGCCTGATCGTCCACGAGGGGGAGTCCCTGGCCGTGCCTTCGCCGAAAGTCCAGGCCGTGGACGCCGTGGGCGCCGGCGACGCCTTCAACGGCATCCTCGCGGTCGGGCTCGCCGAGGGGCTCTCGCTCGCCGATGCCGCCCGCCGGGCCGTGAAGGGAGCCGCCCTCGCCGTGACCCGCCCCGGCGCCCAGCCGGCCTTGCCGACCCGATCGGAGATCGACGCCTTCCCTTGA